A window of Ignavibacterium sp. contains these coding sequences:
- a CDS encoding UDP-2,3-diacylglucosamine diphosphatase, which yields MNKTYFFISDVHLGLQSREIENAKERKLVEFLNFAKNNCNELFIAGDLFDYWFEYRRVYQKGFFRTLTALQDLAEAGIKVHYFIGNHDFFHNGFFEKEIGLILYQNPSEFRLNNKRFFIGHGDGLVKNDLGYNILKVILRSRFTQFLYSLIHPDIGVTLASHTSKSSRDYTSKKDYGEEDGLFEAAKKKIDEGYDFVLFGHLHRKQFLNYKNGYYINLGSWITEPCYGKFTDKFEIIDIK from the coding sequence GTGAACAAGACTTACTTTTTTATTTCAGATGTACACCTTGGATTGCAGTCCAGGGAAATTGAAAATGCAAAAGAACGAAAACTTGTTGAGTTTCTGAACTTCGCCAAAAATAATTGTAACGAATTGTTTATTGCTGGCGATTTATTCGACTATTGGTTTGAATATCGCAGGGTTTATCAAAAAGGTTTTTTCAGAACTCTTACGGCTTTGCAGGATTTAGCAGAAGCTGGAATTAAAGTACATTACTTTATCGGTAATCACGATTTTTTTCATAATGGATTTTTTGAAAAAGAAATTGGTTTAATTCTGTATCAAAATCCTTCAGAGTTTCGTCTAAACAACAAACGATTTTTTATTGGTCATGGTGATGGATTAGTCAAAAATGATTTAGGTTATAATATCTTAAAAGTAATTCTGAGAAGCCGTTTTACTCAATTCCTTTATTCACTAATTCATCCCGATATTGGAGTTACACTTGCAAGCCATACCAGTAAATCAAGTCGTGACTATACAAGTAAAAAAGATTATGGTGAGGAAGATGGATTGTTTGAAGCAGCTAAAAAGAAAATTGATGAAGGTTATGATTTTGTTCTGTTCGGACATCTTCACAGAAAACAATTTTTGAATTATAAAAATGGATATTACATAAATTTAGGTTCCTGGATAACAGAACCTTGCTATGGAAAATTTACAGACAAGTTCGAAATAATAGATATCAAATAA
- a CDS encoding PBP1A family penicillin-binding protein, translating into MTKKKSDQNIKRKRIIYSSITLVFIALLIYIISGLPSLEQLENPKPILASKVYSSDGELIGQFFIENRIETNIDSLPKHLIEALIATEDKNFYDHWGVDLGRFFKAMIKNIITFSFTEGEGASTITQQCAKNLYNLKSGRENALDKVVRKIREWISAIQIERNFTKNEILELYLNVSYFGRGAYGIESAAKIYFNKKASELTLPESALMIALLKSSEYYDPVKNYDNALRRRNVVLNNMVVNGYLYESEYQKLKQLPIQLATDRPSAIRTDAPHFMEYIRLQLTPIMEKYGYDLYRDGLNIYTTLDMKMQRIANRSAAKHITEYQELFNKNWNWDRNKSLLADLLDKAIKNNPAYRNATNVTEKTKIYNSLKNSQAFVDSVKKEAAKIEVGFVVMDPKNGHIKALVGGTNQEFGRGLNHVTGIRRQPGSAFKPFVYTTAIENGYFPAYTLLNQKFDYNGWSPDNADNEYTGYETLRWGLSYSVNVIAGRMTISDIAPPSQVISIAKRMGIKSKLDPFPAIALGTMEVSPLEITSAFGTFANRGVHVEPISILRIEDRNGILIQEFSPQSVQAISPQTASIMADMMQDVVNYGTGAGVRRYFQYPAAGKTGTTQKFSDAWFVGYTPDLVAGVWVGFDDHRVKFTNWYGQGAKAALPIWAMFMQAAYKELNLPLRYFELADGVETATFCKETMRLGDTRLATENCPETYTDIINSNNLPATCEIHGGGRIMRENRSGESGWSH; encoded by the coding sequence ATGACAAAGAAAAAATCTGATCAGAATATTAAAAGAAAAAGAATTATTTATTCTTCAATAACGCTGGTATTTATTGCATTACTGATTTATATCATCAGCGGATTACCCTCACTTGAACAACTTGAAAATCCTAAACCTATACTTGCAAGCAAGGTATATTCATCAGACGGTGAACTAATCGGACAGTTTTTTATTGAGAATAGAATTGAAACAAACATAGATAGTTTACCAAAACATCTGATTGAAGCACTTATCGCAACAGAAGATAAGAATTTTTATGATCATTGGGGTGTTGATCTGGGAAGATTCTTCAAAGCTATGATTAAAAATATAATCACTTTTTCCTTTACTGAAGGCGAAGGTGCAAGCACTATTACTCAACAATGTGCTAAGAATCTTTACAACTTAAAATCAGGCAGAGAAAATGCGCTCGACAAAGTAGTAAGAAAAATCAGAGAATGGATTTCTGCAATACAGATAGAAAGAAATTTCACAAAGAATGAAATTCTCGAACTCTATCTTAATGTTTCATATTTCGGAAGAGGTGCTTACGGAATTGAATCAGCAGCAAAAATTTATTTCAATAAGAAAGCAAGTGAGCTGACACTTCCTGAATCGGCATTAATGATAGCACTTTTAAAATCTTCAGAGTATTATGATCCGGTAAAAAATTATGATAACGCACTTCGTCGCAGAAATGTTGTTTTAAATAATATGGTGGTTAATGGTTACCTTTATGAAAGTGAATATCAGAAATTAAAACAATTGCCCATCCAACTGGCAACTGATCGGCCGAGTGCTATTAGAACTGATGCTCCACATTTTATGGAGTACATTCGATTACAATTAACACCAATTATGGAAAAGTATGGATATGATTTGTATCGTGATGGATTAAATATCTACACAACTTTAGACATGAAAATGCAGAGAATTGCAAATCGTTCTGCTGCTAAACATATTACCGAATATCAGGAATTGTTTAATAAGAATTGGAACTGGGATCGTAACAAAAGTCTTCTTGCAGATTTATTAGACAAAGCAATAAAAAATAATCCCGCTTACAGAAACGCTACAAATGTTACTGAGAAAACAAAAATTTATAATTCACTAAAAAATTCTCAGGCATTTGTTGACTCGGTAAAGAAGGAAGCCGCTAAAATTGAAGTTGGTTTTGTAGTTATGGATCCTAAGAATGGGCATATAAAAGCATTAGTTGGTGGTACTAATCAGGAATTTGGCAGAGGATTGAATCATGTAACCGGAATTAGAAGACAACCAGGATCAGCATTCAAGCCTTTCGTCTATACAACAGCAATCGAAAACGGATATTTCCCAGCATATACCTTGCTCAATCAGAAATTTGATTACAACGGTTGGTCGCCTGATAACGCAGACAATGAGTACACTGGATATGAGACACTCAGGTGGGGATTATCGTATTCTGTTAATGTAATTGCCGGCAGAATGACGATTAGTGATATTGCTCCTCCGTCTCAGGTTATCAGTATTGCCAAAAGAATGGGCATAAAATCAAAGCTCGATCCGTTTCCGGCAATCGCATTGGGAACTATGGAGGTAAGTCCACTTGAGATAACATCAGCATTTGGAACATTTGCAAATAGAGGCGTTCATGTTGAGCCGATTTCGATATTAAGAATTGAAGACAGAAATGGAATCTTAATACAGGAGTTTTCACCACAAAGTGTGCAGGCAATTTCTCCACAAACAGCATCAATAATGGCTGATATGATGCAGGATGTAGTTAATTATGGAACAGGTGCTGGTGTAAGGAGATATTTCCAATATCCCGCTGCAGGTAAAACCGGCACTACACAAAAATTTTCTGATGCGTGGTTTGTTGGTTATACTCCTGATCTGGTGGCGGGTGTTTGGGTTGGATTTGATGATCACAGAGTTAAGTTTACTAACTGGTATGGACAAGGCGCAAAAGCTGCATTACCAATATGGGCAATGTTTATGCAGGCAGCATATAAGGAACTTAATTTACCACTCAGATATTTTGAACTTGCTGATGGAGTTGAAACAGCAACATTTTGTAAAGAAACAATGCGATTGGGTGATACAAGACTTGCAACTGAGAATTGTCCGGAAACTTACACTGATATAATTAATTCAAATAATCTTCCGGCTACTTGTGAGATTCATGGTGGTGGAAGAATAATGCGTGAGAATAGAAGTGGCGAAAGTGGTTGGAGTCATTAG